Genomic DNA from Bacterioplanes sanyensis:
TTTCATCAGCTGGTGTTGCCGGTACATGGGCAGTTGGAGATGACCCTTGAGGGGCGTGCCGGTTGCGCCACAGAATCGCGTCTGGCACTGGTGCCTGCAGGGACCAAACACGGCTTTGCTGCCCCCGTCGATAACTGCTTTGTGATCGCCGATATTCCCACGGAGTTGATGCAAGGGATTGAGCAGTGGCCAGCCTTCCAGGCGTTAGATGAACCACTGCGCCATTATGTGCGTTTTTTATACAGCCAATTGCAATGTCATCAGGGCGGTGCCGCCGAGCGCCATATGCTGCATTTGTTGCTGCAGCTGCTGCAACAACGCCACAGTGGCGCTGCAGTGCCTAGCGATCAACGCATGTTGGCGGTGCGCAGCTATATGGACGAACACTTTAATCAAGCAATAACGCTGACCCAGCTGGCGGCGGTGGCGCATTTGAGTGTGCGCCAGTTGTCGACACGCTTTCGCGAGTTTGAAGGGGAAACACCGCTGCAGTATTTAACCCGAGTGCGCATGCAACGTGCGCAGTGGTTATTGCAGGCCACGCCACTGTCGGTGCAGCAGGTGGCAGAGGCGGTGGGGTACACCAGTCTGGCGGCGTTCAGTGATCGCTTTCGCCAGTTTAGTGGCCAATCTCCGCGCTATTTTCGCCAACACGCAGCGCGCTAAGCGCCATTTGGACAAACTTTTCTGCCATCTCAAGAAAGACGCTTTAGCAGCGCTCGCTATCCTATAGCCTTGTTTTATTCACTGACAGACCGTGCCATGACCGCTGCACAAAAAGCCACTTGGATTGGCAGTATTTCAATTTTATTGTGGGGCACACTGGCGTTGATGACGCGCCTGACCGACGGCGAAATTCCGCCGTTTCAGTTAATGGCGATGACGTTTTTTATCGCCTTTTTATTAATGGCCGTTAATTGGTGGCGCCAAGGTGACAGTGGACTGCGCTATTTACGTCAACCGCGTTTGGCCTGGCTGTTGGGTGTGGGCGGCTATTTTGGTTATCACTTTTGCTATTTTCGCGCCATGCAGTTAGCGCCAGCCGTCGAAGTGAGTTTATTGGCGTATTTGTGGCCTTTGCTGATTGTGTTGCTGTCGGCGCTTTTGCCGGGCGAACGGCTGCGCTGGGCGCATTGTGTTGGCGCACTGCTGGCGCTGGCCGGGTGCTGGCTGCTGCTGGCAGGTACAGGGGCGCCTAGCACAGAAATCAGTGCTGACATGGATATTGGCACGGGTGTCGAAACTGGCGGGCAAACTGGCGGCGAAACTGGTGCTGAGACTAATCCTGATTACATTTTTGGTTACGCCTTAGCGCTGGGCTGCGCGGTGATTTGGTCCGGCTATTCTGTGGCCAGTCGCACCACCAAAAGCGTACCAACGGCTGCGGTGGGATGGTTTTGTCTGGTGACGGCGGTATTGGCCGCGGTCTGTCATGTGTTGTGGGAAAGCTTTGTATGGCCATCACAGTGGCAGCATTGGCTGGGCATTATCGGCCTGGGTTTAGGGCCGGTGGGCATCGCATTTTTTACTTGGGATTACGGCGTAAAACATGGCCATATCCAGCTGCTGGGGGTGCTGGCCTACGCCGCGCCGCTGATTTCTGTGGTGCTGCTGCTGTTGGCCGGTGAAGGCCAGTGGAGCGTTGGGCTGCTGCTCGCTTGCATCGCCATTGTCGGTGGCTCGCTGCTGGCGGGCATGGCAAAGCGTAGTTCTGCCGCTGTGTGATTTGATTCTCGTACTGCCTCGCTCAGACTCTGATTGACCGCCGCTGTGTTGATCAGCTTTGAGGTGCCGCAGCCATTTGGCTGCGGTTTTTTTATTTCCGGGATTTAAATCGTTAATAAATAACCGCGATTACGTACGGTCTTGATTAATGTCGGCGCATTGGGGTCATCGCCGAGTTTGGCGCGAATACGCGAAATGTTAATATCAATGCTGCGATTGCAGCCGTCGTAATCAATGCCGCGTAAATTTTCGAAAATATAATCGCGGGACAATATTTGCCCTGCATGGCGTGCCAACAACCACAGCAGTTCATACTCGGCATTGGATAGGGATACTAACTGCTGCTGGCGCATCACGGTACGCGCAGCGTCATTAATGGTGAGATCATTAATGGTCAGGGTGCGCCCTTGGCTGGTGACTTGTGGGTTCGACTCACTGCGGCGCAACAGCGCTTTGACATGTGCCAGCAACACACGCGGTTCGACCGGTTTATGCACGTAGTCATCGGCCCCCACTTCCAGCCCCAGAATTTCATCAATATTGTCGCTGCGTGCGGTCAGCATCAAAATCGGGCCATGAAAAAAGTGGCGTGCCTGTTTGCACACCTCAAAGCCATCCAGCTCCGGCAGCATGATATCGAGAATGGCTAAATCTGGGTGTTGACGCAGCAGCGTAAGACCAGCGGTGCCGCTGGCAGCCGTGCTCACCTCAAAGCCTTGAGCCTCAAGGTAGTCACTGATCAAGCCCGCCAACTCGGCATCGTCTTCAATAATGGCTATGCGTTTTGCGTGCATACGTTGGCCTGTTCATTGACTGCGGTATTGTAGGCTCAGCTGAGTAAGCTGGCGCTGATACTGATAAATATCCTGATTGGAATCGCGATCATGATACTGGTGGGACAGTGCCAGCTGCCAGCCTTGGCGCCATTGCCACTGCAGTTCCAATTGATGTGCGATGCCATCGTCCTGACGTTTGAGGCCATAGCGCGTATCTGTGTGTTGATAGTCGCGCTGACTGATGGCGCTGCGCCAGCGCCAGTGCCATTGCTGCTCGAACATCGTCCATGGCTGTGTCCACTGTAGGCTCCATTCCTGTTCGCCATAGCGTTCACTGTCGCCTGATAGTCGTGCCTGGCGTAAGTTGGCGGCGATGGCCAGCTCTGCCTTGCCGAGCTGATACTGATAACCCGCCATTTGGCTGTAACGAGTGCCTTGGCGATCGTCGTCAGTGTCGCTGAGATAACGCCGAGGGTTAGCTTCCAGGCGCAGACTAACACGATGATCGGTGCTCGCTTGCCAGCGACCCGACAGTGTTAGGTAGCTGTAATTGGCCAGCGCATCGTTGCCTAAATAAATGTGGCTCAGTCCAATGCTGGCGTGCCCTTGAATACTACTTGTCAGTGGCCATTGGCCGCCTGCGCGCAGGTTAGCAAAGCTCAGGTTGGAGTCGCTGATGTCTTGGTAGCGCTTGTCGTACAGACTAAAACCGGCGTAGTAGCGTGATGCCGAGGGAATACGGTTGGACAAGTAGGTGAGGTCATACTGCAGACCAGCAAAATCATCGGCGTTTTTGATCGACTCGCCACTGAGTTGACCGATGTCCAGTTCGGCATCGTCTGGGCCTATGGTGGCGTTATCATCGTGGCCGGCAAACAGCTGTGCCCGCTGCAACCAATGGGCCTGGGAGTAACCTTGGCGCTGGCGTTCAACGCCGGCTAAAAAGCGCTCGATATTAGCGCGCACCTGATCGGGTACTTGCTCGGCATGCAGGACGCTGGCTGCCCATTGTTGAGCCTGATCAAACTCACCTAACTGCAAGTAGCTAACGGCCAATTCGAGTTTTAAGCGCAGCTGTTGTGGATTTTGTTGCAGCGCTTTGGACAACACGTCGATGGACTGTTGCAACTGACCTTGCTGGCGCAATTGAATGCCATGCTGCAGTGGATCAGGTTGTGTTTGAGCGTCGGCGAAGGCGCGGTTGGATAAGGCGATGACGGCCAAACCGATGATGGCCACACCGAGGCCGCGTGATGTTGACGACCAAGTCAGCGGAGAGAAGAAACGCTGTTTCATAAGACTACTGTGGGCCTCCTTGCAGCATTTCTGTGCCAATAATCTCGTCTGGAATGTCGGTGCCGGGCGGCGGGAAATCCAGCTGTTTTTGATAATCCAGCAGGTAGCTTTCGTCCAGCTGATGCAGCAAATTTTCGGCGCTGCCAGCGATGCCAGTGCCATAGCGATTGGGTTCGGAGGAGGCGTCTGTGCGCGGCGCCTGCTTAGCGTCTGTCTGTGCGGATGACGCAGCAGGTTGATCAGCCCAATGGCCCCAGCTGTGATCGTTTGCTGGTGGCTCAGCGTAGGCCGGCGCACTGGTCACTGCGGCGAGCAGTAAAAGAGCGTAACGGTAATTCATAACAAGTACCCGATAGGATCAGACGTCAGAGTACCGTTAATACAGCCGCCATAGGTGGCGCTCGGGTATCGGCTTTGTATCAACTATGTATCAAGCGCTGCTGGCTGATCAGGCCACGGCTTTTTGCGTGATGATGGGCAAGATGATGCTCACTGCACAGCCACCTAAAGTGGCGCTGCGGTCTATGGATACGCTGCCCTGATGCGCCTCGACGATGCGTTTCACCATCGACAGTCCAAGCCCAAAACCTCGCTCGCCGGTGGCGGTTTGGCGGCTGTGGTCGGTGCGATAAAACGGTTGCCACACCTTGTGGATATGCTCGCTGTTGATGCCGGGGCCATTGTCTTCGATGGATACACGGACATGCTGGCTGTCGTCTTCAAGCCTAATCGCAACGGCAATCTGGCCACTGCCGTAACGACGCGCATTGCTGATGAGATTGTCTAACGCACGTTTTAGTAGCGTTGGCTCGGCAGCAACGGTGAGGTTCTCGTTTGTGGCTAGGTCGAGCTCAATGTGCCAGCCGGACTCGTTTTGAGTAGTTGCAATCGCATCCCGCAGCCAAGGCGTCAGCGCCAGCGGTTGATGGCTGGGCGTGTGTTGCTCTAACTGTGCCTGAGTCAAAATTTCAGCAGTGAGGTCGTTGAGGTTGTGTAGATCGCGGCGAATACCAACGAGCAGCGGATGGTCTTGTGCTAATGCGAGTTGGTCTTGCAGAGCTTGCAGACGAAACAAGCAGCGAGCCACTGGTGTGCGCAGCTCGTGAGCGATGTCGTTACTTAACTGCCGCTGTGCGCTGACCAGATTGATGATGCGGGTTTGCATGCGATTGACGCTGTCGGCGATGGCATTGATCTCATCCTGACCCGGCAAGGTAATGGCGTGTGGACGCTCACTGCCCAGCAGAGCAATGCCCTCCTGCAATGCGTGCACGCGCTGCGCCAACCGTTGATTCAACCACCAGCCGATCAGCAACAGCAGAATTAAAGCGATGCCAACAATGCCCACCAGCCAAGCGGCTGGGTAGGGATCAAACAGCGGCACTGGCCCCAGTTGAATGACATCGCCACTGTTTCCCAACGGAGCAATCACGCGCATGCTGGTGGTTTGCGCGGTATCCAATTGGGTAATGATTTCGCCGGCTCGCAGTTGCCGCTGTTGTGTTTCACTTAAGGCCACATCGGTTAATGGGTGGCGGTTAAGCCCTGCGGGAAACCACCGACTGAGCTGCTGAAAGCGCTGCTGCCGCTCTGTTGCGGGGTAGCGCCCGAGATCATTGAGCACCAGCACCAGTGCCGTGCGCAGTAGGGTTGGCTCGAAGCTATCCAGCGTCATGTGCAACTGCTGTTGCTGTGCCATGGTGGTGCTGATTGTGGCGCTGATTGTGGCGTGATCGCCAGCCACGGTGATATGCCATGAGGTGTCATTGATTGCCGCCGGTGATGACGTCAGTTCGACTTGGGCTGGGCTGACCAGCTGCTCAAGAGCGTTTAGCCAGGCCGTTTGTCGCTCGCCTTGATGACGCGCCAGACCATCGGCGGCTAACAGCACCACCCCCAGTGCCTGTTGCTCTAAGTATTGCTGCCAGCGCCACTGCTTTTGCCCATAAACAGCCGCGGCTGCAATGGCTGCCAATAACAGGCAAGACAATAAAACGGTCAGATAAAGCCGCAGAAAGATTCGGTTCATGCTAGGCGATGGCGTCTGATGAATGGCTACTGCTGGCAGAGTGCCGCTCCGATGGTGGCGATGCAAGGACTGTGATGATGCCACGGCCGGAGCGACAGGGGATTAGCCTGCTAAGTCAACTGGGATGCCATCCTCATTCAGCTCAATGGTGCCCACATCAATGGGAAACGCGTTGTCAGGGTCAACGGCAAAGTCTTGTGGCACATCGACGCTGATATCATCGCCACTGGGTGGCAATGGGGCGGCGCCCGGGTCGGTGTCCAGACCTAAGAATGGTGTACCCGCCAGTTGCGTGCCGGCAGCTAAATCGGCGCCACTGGGCATGGCGATGTCGGTTTGCATCAGTTCTGCGTCGCTAACGCCAGGGGCTGACAGATCGTGACTGCTGCTCCATTCCCCCCATTGCTCGGCTTGGGCGGTTATCGCGGCGGCAAGCCAGAGGCTGGCCAGCCATGGCAGTTGTTTTTTATTCATGGTGTTGCTCCTCAATGGTTTAAGTCGCCAACCTGTGTGGTTGGTTGCTCCATACTGACGAGGAATGGCGGTTGGGTCTGTGTCGGCCCTGTTGGCCAGATGTTGGTTAGGTAACAAGCTTTGTTACACGGTCTGTTTTATCGGCTGAAATGGTGGACTAAGGCTTTGCCTCGGGAGGCAACCCCACGTCGAGCAGTGCCCCCTGGTCACGAATTTTTTTCAGGCCCAGATTAAACTGGCGCAGCAACTCGACACTTTTGGGATTGCTTCTCGGCAGCAGCAAATGACCACCGTCTTGTCGCACAGGCTTGGGATGAAAAGTAAACAGAGCGCGTTGCTGGGGCTTAAAATCGGACTGCAAAAAGCCCAGCCCAGCGTGCTTATCGATGGGAAACAGATCGATGCGGTCATGCAGTAGCATGGTAAACAGCATGCGGTCATCGTGCGCCGTGCTGGAAGAAAAGATTTGCTGCTTTTGCGCTTGTGCGAATTCCTCGCCAAAGGCTTGGCCGTCGTTACTGTATTGCGCAATGCCGACACGTAGCCCCTGCAAATCGCTGTAGTCGCTCCAGTCGAAGTCGTAAGCAGTGCGGTGAAAAAACACGGTTTCGGCCAACATCACGGCGTTGCTGATGTGAAAATTCTGCGCTCGTTCTTTGGTCGCAAACCACACGCCGGTGCCGTCCACCATGCCGCTTTGTGCCATTTTGAAAGCCCGCGTCCAAGGGTAAAACTCAAACTTCACCTCAATGCCTTGGGCGGCAAAGGCTTGCTGAATAGCATGCGAAGAAAGACCGAAGTGAAGCGCTTTGCTGTCGTGGTAGGGCGGCCATTCGCCGATGGCGATGCGAACCTGCTTAATGTCCTGCTGCGACTCATGGGGCTGTTGTTGGACCTGTCGTTGAGGCTGGTTTTGGCCCGGGTCTTGACCAAGAGCCAAGAGTGGAAAAACGCACAATAACAGCAACCAGATACGCATAACTTAGGCTCCGTCGCTGGAGCCGCCCTGATGGAGCCCTCCGGCGTGAGTAACTCGAACTGCTGTAACCATAGTCGTCTTTGTTGCGTGCAGCAGAGGTGAGTCAGGTTAGCGAGTAAACAGCGAATAAGTGGGTGCTTGAAGGTAGGAAATGCGGGCCAACAGTGTTGGCCCGCTAAACGGTGGTAGCCGTTAACGTGGAGCTTACAGCAGCTCGATGGCCATTGCGGTGGCCTCGCCGCCGCCAATACACAAGGCAGCTACGCCTTTTTGACCGCCGGTGTTTTTCAGCGCGTTCATCAAGGTGACCAGCAGGCGTGAGCCGGTGGAGCCCACAGGGTGGCCCTGAGCGCAGGCACCGCCATAAATATTGACCTTGTCAGCGTCTAAGCCCAGTTCATCGATCGGCATCATGGCGACCATGGCAAAGGCTTCATTGATTTCGTACAGGTCAACGTCACTGGTGCTCCAGCCGGTTTTCTCCAGCAGTGTCTTAATGGCACCGACAGGCGCACAGGTGAACTCACTGGGGTGCTGTGACTGTGTGCTGTGCGCGACGATGCGCGCTAACGGCTGCAGACCTTTGGCCTTGGCAGCACTTTCGCTCATCAGCAGCAAGGCTGAGGCGCCGTCAGAGATAGACGAAGCGTTAGCCGCGGTCACGGTGCCGTCTTTTTTGAACGCCGGGCGCAGAGATGGAATTTTTTCGATATTAGCGTTGAACGGCTGCTCATCTTGCTCAACCAAGGTATCGCCTTTGCGCGTGGATACCGTTACCGGCACGATTTCAGCGCTGTTCAGGCCTTTTTCAATGGCATCTTTAGCGCGTGTCAGTGAACGGATGGCGTATTCGTCCATTTGCTCACGGGTGTAGCCTTTCTGATCGGCCATGTCTTGCGCAAACGCACCCATCAGCTTGCCGGTTTCGGCATCTTCCAGGCCATCGAAGAACATGTGGTCCTTCGGCGCCGAAGCATGGCCCATGCGGTAGCCTGTGCGTGCGTTTTCCAAAATATAAGGGGCGTTAGACATGGACTCCATGCCACCGGCAATGGCGACTTCGACCGAGCCAGCCTTGATGGCATCGTGCGCCATCATCGCCGCTTTCATACCAGAGCCGCACAACTTGTTGATGGTGGTGGCGCCGGTGGCGTCCGGTAAACCTGCTTTGCGCATGGCTTGTCGCGCTGGGCCTTGTTTCAGGCCTGCCGGTAGTACGTTGCCAACAATGACTTCTTGCACGTCGGCGGCATCAATACCGGCGCGCTTTACCACCTCGGCGATGGCAATGGCGCCCAAGTCGGTCGCTGGCACACTGGCCAGACTGCCTTGAAAGCCACCCATTGGCGTCCGTGCGCCGGCCACAATGACCACTGCGTCTTGATTCGACATAACCATTTGCTCCTGAATCATGGGAAAAACCGCATTCTAGGCCATGACGACCTGGCTGCACAGTGTGAGTCAAGTCGGAAAACTACGGCGGGGATTAGTCGGGTAGTACCTGGGTGTGGCTGAGAGCGTAGCGGGGCATGGTCGTTTGTAGCCCTACCTGCAGGCTCTCGTACTTGCGAAAAAATGATCTAAAAATAAGCACTTAGACAGGTTTGCAGGCTGTCAAAGCACTGTTTTGGTGCTGATTTGGGCATCTCTCGGGTTACATACAGATACAAAAACTGCGATCCCTCTGGCTGGAATCATACTTTCGAGTGATGAGGGTGCAAGCGCGCCACTTTATAGTCGTCGTATCTTTTAAGAACCGTCCTGGCGTTCTGAAAGTGCACCGATAACCATAAAAACACAGACAGGTAGCAATATGGTGAAGAAGACCCTTCTCAGTCTGGCTATTGCAGCGTCGGCTGCAGGAATGGCCGGTTGTCAGCTCAGTAGCGTTGAAGACAACAATAAAGTCGACGACACACCAATCACTTCAGGCCAAGATGGCGCCGAGCGCAGCTCTGTTTCGCCGATTTTTTCTCCTGCCAATGGCTTGATGCCCGCTAATATTGACTTGCTGTTCTCGGCAGCATCAGCGACTGATGGCACCGCGCAGCTGAGTTCTGCCACGCTGCCACCAGAAGTAGCGATCAATAAGTTGCCAGGTTTCTCAACTACCGCTGCTTTTTACTTACCTTTTAACGGTGCACTCAACCCAGAAACCGTCGCTGCTGGCAGTACGGTATTTTTGGTCAAACTGAAAAACGCCGACGACAACGCCGCTATCGACCCACTGGATATCTCCTCAATTGTGGCGGCCTTCCCGGAAAACCCAATCGCTGATGACAGCGTGCAGTCGGTGTTCCAAGCGGATTACGTACAATTGGCGGACGGCTCCCACGCCATTCGTGTGATGCCAACCGAACCGCTGGAGCCTCGCACTAAGTACATCGTAGCGGTAACCGATGGCATCAAAGGTGCCGATGGTTTGCCGGTTCGTGCCTCAGCAGATTACGAGCTGCTGCGCGGCGAGTTAGAACTGCCTTCTTCGGCCCTGGCGCCGGTTCGCCCTGCAATCCAGGGTTGGGAGCAGATCGCTGGTGGCTTCTTGGCGCAAGCATCCGCAGGTGCGCTGACGCAAAAGAACATCGTGTTGAGCTACGCCTTCACCACCAACTCAGATTCCAAAGGCCTGACGCGCTATGCCGCGCCAGCGCTGTTTGTGAAGGATCAGCTGCCACTGGCCCAAGCTGAAGGGTTGCTGGACGGCGCGCAGCCTGGCACCACAGATTTGATCGCAGCAGGCGTGGTGCAAGCGGGCGGTGGTAATCCAACCGACCCAGAGCAAGTGGCCGCTGCCAAGCAAACACCGCAATATGAAGCAGCGCTGTACAATACCATTACCTCACTCGACGATGAGCTGGGTCTGCCTGTCGGTTTGAACATCAACACCGCTGTGCAAGCACCGGCTCCGCGCGCCGTAAACATCATTGATGTCACGGCCGTTGCTGGTGGTGTGGGCATTCCAGCCAATGCCCTTAACCCGGCATTGCCAGCCACTGCCACTGTTTATCAGGGTCAGATTCAGCTGCCACGCTTCTTGGAGCTGCCGGTTAAAACCACCGAGTTGACCCCAACAGGCATTGGCGCCGCGATGGCAGCCGATGCCGATTGGTCTGCCAACACTGGCCTGGGTGCCATTCTTGATGGTGCCTTTGGTAACGAAGCTGGCACCACACCACCGAAAGACGCCGATGGCAGCACCAACGTTACTTGGCGCTATCCATTCCCTCAACCGGTGGCGACCACCAATGGCATTAACTACGCGCCGTTAATGGTGACCTTGCCAAACGGCGAGTGTGGTGCTGAAGTGCCGGTCGTTATGTTCGTACACGGCATTACCTCTAACCGTGCATCGTCGTTGGCTTATGCTGCGTCACTGGCCGACAACTGTGTCGCTACTGTGGCCATCGATTTGCCAACTCACGGTATTGCGCCAGTCAGTAGTGACAGTAATGGTCAAGCTGTTGATAACTCGCTGCTGTCGTTCAACGTTGATCCCGCCAATGCACAGTTCACTGGTTCGCCATGGGCAGGGGTAGCGGCACTGGATGCGACCTTCTCGAACTTGCAAGAGCGTCACGGCAATGTGTTCCAGGATGGCAACAGCATCCGTAAGGACATGGTGTTTAATGCCTCACCTCTGGCGACAGCTGGCGAAGGCGAGGCCGTACGTGAAGGCACCTCTGGTTCGACCTTTATCAACCTGAGCAACTTCACCCGCACGCGTGACAACATGCAGCAGGCGGTGGTGGATCTGCTGAACCTGAACGCATCGTTAGATAACATCGACAACACTCTGCCGGTTAACTTTGACCTCGATAAAGTGTTTGTTGCTGGTCACTCGCTAGGTGCGATTCTGGGCACTACTTACGCGGCGGTGAACAACGACGCGTCTGTGCTGGCTTACAACAGCAATCTGAACCGTGTTCAGGGTGTTATCTTGGCCAACGGTGGTGCGCACGTTTCCAAGCTGCTGGAGAACTCAATCTCCTTCGGTCCAACCATTTTGGGCGGCCTGGCAGCCGCTGGCGTCGAGCAAGGTACGGCCAACTTCGAAACCTTTATGCACGTGATTCAAGCCACCATCGACGTGGTTGACCCAGCTAACTCAGCGAAAATGCTCGCTGCTAGCGGCACGCCTGTGGCGCTGTTCAACATGGTGGGCGGTGCAGCACTGCCAGCCGATGCGTCGGGTGTGAGCTTCCCAGATGCGTTGAAAGTAGCGGGTGTGTTCTTGCCGGATCACACGGTGCCAAACTTCGATTACTTCGGTAACGAAGCTACCAACCCATACGCGGCCTTTGCCCCTGCCTTGGGTCTGCAAGCAGGCATTACTACGGCACAAGCACCGATGGCGGGAACCAACGGTTTAGCCGGTGTGATGGGACTGGAAACTGTGAATGCAGCCACGGACGTGACCGCGCTGACAACGCCAGTGCAAGTTCAGGTGCGTTTCAACCAAGGTACACACAGCACCTTCGCTGCCTCTGATGTACCAGCTGCCTTTGGGGAAATGGTGCGTCAAACATTGATGCTGGTAAATGGCGCCTACAACACTCCAGCGAACACGTTGAACACCAGTGTTCTGGAATCTAACTAAGGTCTGGCGGAGTAATAAAAATGACAAGCAAAGCCAAGCAAACAGTCTTCAAAAAAGCCCCGCTGGCGCTGGCGCTGATGGGGGCGATTCAAGCTCAGGCGCTGGAATTTAATTTCGGCGATGTGAATGCGCAGTGGGATAACACCGTCAGCTATGGTATCGGCTGGCGTGTGGAAGATCGTGATGAATATCAGATCATGCCGGGTAATGGTGGTAAGGGATCGTCTTACAACTACGACGACGGCACGCTCAACTACGACAAGGGTGATATCTACACCCACGTGTTGAAGTGGAGCTCGGATTTAGAAATCAGTTACGAAAACTACGGTGCCTTCTTCCGTGCGCGTGCTTACTATGACGCCGCCATCATGGATGAAGATACCGACTTCAAACCGCTGATCGATGAAACCAAAGACGCGGCGGGTAAAGGCGCCGAGCTGCAGGATGCGTATGTGTGGGCCGATTATTACCTCGGCGATGCACCGGTGAGTTTGCGTGCTGGTCGCCAAGTGGTGAGCTGGGGTGAAAGCACCTTTATTCAGGGTGGCATCAACAGCATCAACCCGGTAGATGCTTCTGCTTTCCGTAAGCCCGGCGCTGAGGTGAAGGAAGGCTTATTGCCAGTCAATATGCTGTATACCTCCATTGGTCTGACGACCAATGTCTCGTTAGAGGCCTTTTATCAGCTGGAGTGGGAAAAAACCCGCTCTGACCCATGTGGCACCTTCTTCTCAACGGTGGATTTCGTTGCTGATGGTTGCGGCCCTGTGGTGTTGGGTGGTGATGCAGACGAGCGCGATATGCTGGAGCACCGCCAGTGGGAGATTGACACCAACGTGCCGATGACTGAGCGCGTTGCGCCAATCACCGAGCGCTTGTCCGACAATGAAGCGAAAGACTCAGGCCAGTACGGTATGGCTTTACGCTGGTATGCCGAAGAGCTGGGTGATACCGAGTTCGGCTTCTACTACATGAATATCCACAGCCGCTTGCCTTATATCTTCGGTGCGGTCAGCAACCAGGACCGTTTGGGTGCAGTTGATGGCGTGCTTGGCGGCGGTAGCTCTGACCCAGTCAATGAAAATGCGTCCTATAACTCTTATCGCCCTGTGTACCAGATTGGATATCCAGAGGATCTCAAAATTACTGGTATTAGCTTTGCGACTTCAACCGAGAGCGGTGCGTCGATTTCTGGTGAAATCAGCTACAAGCCA
This window encodes:
- a CDS encoding AraC family transcriptional regulator, with product MQPALELRSYSEEVQAHQHEFHQLVLPVHGQLEMTLEGRAGCATESRLALVPAGTKHGFAAPVDNCFVIADIPTELMQGIEQWPAFQALDEPLRHYVRFLYSQLQCHQGGAAERHMLHLLLQLLQQRHSGAAVPSDQRMLAVRSYMDEHFNQAITLTQLAAVAHLSVRQLSTRFREFEGETPLQYLTRVRMQRAQWLLQATPLSVQQVAEAVGYTSLAAFSDRFRQFSGQSPRYFRQHAAR
- a CDS encoding DMT family transporter — its product is MTAAQKATWIGSISILLWGTLALMTRLTDGEIPPFQLMAMTFFIAFLLMAVNWWRQGDSGLRYLRQPRLAWLLGVGGYFGYHFCYFRAMQLAPAVEVSLLAYLWPLLIVLLSALLPGERLRWAHCVGALLALAGCWLLLAGTGAPSTEISADMDIGTGVETGGQTGGETGAETNPDYIFGYALALGCAVIWSGYSVASRTTKSVPTAAVGWFCLVTAVLAAVCHVLWESFVWPSQWQHWLGIIGLGLGPVGIAFFTWDYGVKHGHIQLLGVLAYAAPLISVVLLLLAGEGQWSVGLLLACIAIVGGSLLAGMAKRSSAAV
- a CDS encoding response regulator transcription factor, with protein sequence MHAKRIAIIEDDAELAGLISDYLEAQGFEVSTAASGTAGLTLLRQHPDLAILDIMLPELDGFEVCKQARHFFHGPILMLTARSDNIDEILGLEVGADDYVHKPVEPRVLLAHVKALLRRSESNPQVTSQGRTLTINDLTINDAARTVMRQQQLVSLSNAEYELLWLLARHAGQILSRDYIFENLRGIDYDGCNRSIDINISRIRAKLGDDPNAPTLIKTVRNRGYLLTI
- a CDS encoding tetratricopeptide repeat protein translates to MKQRFFSPLTWSSTSRGLGVAIIGLAVIALSNRAFADAQTQPDPLQHGIQLRQQGQLQQSIDVLSKALQQNPQQLRLKLELAVSYLQLGEFDQAQQWAASVLHAEQVPDQVRANIERFLAGVERQRQGYSQAHWLQRAQLFAGHDDNATIGPDDAELDIGQLSGESIKNADDFAGLQYDLTYLSNRIPSASRYYAGFSLYDKRYQDISDSNLSFANLRAGGQWPLTSSIQGHASIGLSHIYLGNDALANYSYLTLSGRWQASTDHRVSLRLEANPRRYLSDTDDDRQGTRYSQMAGYQYQLGKAELAIAANLRQARLSGDSERYGEQEWSLQWTQPWTMFEQQWHWRWRSAISQRDYQHTDTRYGLKRQDDGIAHQLELQWQWRQGWQLALSHQYHDRDSNQDIYQYQRQLTQLSLQYRSQ
- a CDS encoding ATP-binding protein — protein: MNRIFLRLYLTVLLSCLLLAAIAAAAVYGQKQWRWQQYLEQQALGVVLLAADGLARHQGERQTAWLNALEQLVSPAQVELTSSPAAINDTSWHITVAGDHATISATISTTMAQQQQLHMTLDSFEPTLLRTALVLVLNDLGRYPATERQQRFQQLSRWFPAGLNRHPLTDVALSETQQRQLRAGEIITQLDTAQTTSMRVIAPLGNSGDVIQLGPVPLFDPYPAAWLVGIVGIALILLLLIGWWLNQRLAQRVHALQEGIALLGSERPHAITLPGQDEINAIADSVNRMQTRIINLVSAQRQLSNDIAHELRTPVARCLFRLQALQDQLALAQDHPLLVGIRRDLHNLNDLTAEILTQAQLEQHTPSHQPLALTPWLRDAIATTQNESGWHIELDLATNENLTVAAEPTLLKRALDNLISNARRYGSGQIAVAIRLEDDSQHVRVSIEDNGPGINSEHIHKVWQPFYRTDHSRQTATGERGFGLGLSMVKRIVEAHQGSVSIDRSATLGGCAVSIILPIITQKAVA
- a CDS encoding substrate-binding periplasmic protein: MRIWLLLLCVFPLLALGQDPGQNQPQRQVQQQPHESQQDIKQVRIAIGEWPPYHDSKALHFGLSSHAIQQAFAAQGIEVKFEFYPWTRAFKMAQSGMVDGTGVWFATKERAQNFHISNAVMLAETVFFHRTAYDFDWSDYSDLQGLRVGIAQYSNDGQAFGEEFAQAQKQQIFSSSTAHDDRMLFTMLLHDRIDLFPIDKHAGLGFLQSDFKPQQRALFTFHPKPVRQDGGHLLLPRSNPKSVELLRQFNLGLKKIRDQGALLDVGLPPEAKP
- a CDS encoding thiolase family protein, giving the protein MSNQDAVVIVAGARTPMGGFQGSLASVPATDLGAIAIAEVVKRAGIDAADVQEVIVGNVLPAGLKQGPARQAMRKAGLPDATGATTINKLCGSGMKAAMMAHDAIKAGSVEVAIAGGMESMSNAPYILENARTGYRMGHASAPKDHMFFDGLEDAETGKLMGAFAQDMADQKGYTREQMDEYAIRSLTRAKDAIEKGLNSAEIVPVTVSTRKGDTLVEQDEQPFNANIEKIPSLRPAFKKDGTVTAANASSISDGASALLLMSESAAKAKGLQPLARIVAHSTQSQHPSEFTCAPVGAIKTLLEKTGWSTSDVDLYEINEAFAMVAMMPIDELGLDADKVNIYGGACAQGHPVGSTGSRLLVTLMNALKNTGGQKGVAALCIGGGEATAMAIELL